Proteins found in one Rhizobium sp. BT04 genomic segment:
- a CDS encoding right-handed parallel beta-helix repeat-containing protein produces MRRRFALILSVLPVMLFPRSGNPAPVGTEIDAPERLQTLVREATCAEASATSSAKLNGTSLSGVLSGSTAAGTIFYVSPDGKDSWSGRLPIADQQGGDGPFASIERARDAAREKGGTNTIALGKGDYYLTQPIVFDARDAGLILTARCNEAPILHGGPRVRDWGQQADGRWTAPLKLPPDEGVGDLFVNGIRQTRARFPNAPADGDPRKGWLFAAKCNPAIDMREGNTRFCFHAGDLPAMGDTSGLGVDIVGGYQPGSQWGNDTLPVVSIDAAHRTVNTKGTGYFFTAEGSRYFLTGAKALLDAPGEWWYDLAAGELHYIPVDQSLPDSVVVAGTLPTFFKLDGANGMVVSGLEFRDGAPDGSGKFYTETRGFGAIRIEHAAGVKIVGNSIDNVGVGVHVTESKDALIVGNVIADVAGNGIYVGTNYGTFGKSNGARILSNHLHDIGKVYIETAGIWFQAADNVRIADNLIENTAQFGITGGSLWGSNDAVYNAIIEHNVIHNANQQTADGGAIKMMGEQGNPLNSIIRSNLVTGTGHLMNRADGTFWPPGYENTSEWPSPISWAIYTDGKASGLRIEGNTLSGNVTAIGINGGWSNLVVGNVITGGSGAAFRVDDSTGRGWRPPWASPNRIEGNTVSIDSSGGLAAYVYAPDHGPGYVQFAHNRYIGNLNDKSFRISPGIMRSGEFGSLLDLQKAGGDTGSVVVPAE; encoded by the coding sequence ATGAGGCGGCGTTTTGCACTGATCCTGAGCGTTTTGCCTGTCATGCTCTTTCCGCGGTCCGGCAATCCGGCTCCGGTCGGGACAGAGATAGATGCGCCCGAGCGCCTTCAGACGCTTGTCAGGGAGGCGACTTGCGCGGAAGCTTCCGCGACTTCGTCAGCCAAGTTGAATGGGACTTCTCTAAGCGGCGTATTGAGCGGCAGCACTGCGGCGGGGACGATATTTTACGTTTCTCCCGATGGCAAAGACAGCTGGAGTGGCCGCCTTCCCATCGCAGACCAGCAGGGGGGCGATGGCCCTTTCGCCAGCATTGAAAGAGCTCGTGATGCTGCCCGCGAGAAGGGCGGCACCAACACGATCGCGTTGGGTAAAGGCGATTACTACCTTACTCAGCCGATCGTCTTTGACGCCCGCGATGCGGGTTTGATCCTCACGGCAAGATGCAATGAAGCACCGATTTTGCATGGGGGCCCGCGCGTGCGCGACTGGGGACAGCAGGCCGATGGCCGCTGGACGGCGCCGCTGAAATTGCCACCGGATGAAGGGGTCGGTGACCTCTTCGTCAATGGGATACGCCAAACTCGAGCTCGATTCCCCAACGCTCCCGCTGATGGCGATCCACGCAAGGGTTGGTTGTTTGCCGCAAAGTGCAATCCTGCCATCGACATGAGGGAAGGAAACACGCGCTTTTGTTTCCACGCCGGCGATCTTCCGGCAATGGGCGATACAAGTGGACTGGGCGTGGATATCGTTGGAGGGTATCAACCCGGAAGCCAGTGGGGCAATGATACGCTCCCAGTTGTATCCATCGATGCCGCCCACCGGACTGTCAATACGAAAGGCACCGGCTATTTCTTTACCGCAGAAGGCAGCCGCTATTTCCTGACCGGAGCCAAGGCCTTGCTCGATGCTCCCGGCGAGTGGTGGTACGACCTTGCCGCGGGCGAGCTTCATTACATCCCTGTCGATCAGTCGCTACCCGATTCCGTAGTCGTTGCCGGCACTCTGCCGACATTCTTCAAGTTGGATGGGGCCAATGGGATGGTCGTATCAGGGCTCGAGTTTAGAGATGGAGCTCCTGACGGCAGCGGCAAGTTCTATACGGAGACCAGAGGATTTGGCGCGATACGGATCGAACATGCCGCTGGCGTCAAGATTGTCGGCAACAGTATCGACAATGTCGGCGTCGGGGTCCATGTGACGGAAAGCAAGGATGCCTTGATTGTCGGCAATGTGATTGCGGATGTGGCTGGCAATGGGATCTACGTCGGCACGAATTATGGCACGTTCGGTAAATCGAACGGCGCAAGGATCCTTTCAAACCATCTCCATGACATCGGAAAGGTTTACATTGAAACTGCCGGAATTTGGTTCCAGGCGGCTGACAATGTCAGGATCGCCGACAACCTGATCGAAAACACGGCACAGTTTGGGATTACCGGCGGTTCGCTGTGGGGTTCCAACGACGCCGTCTATAACGCTATTATCGAGCACAACGTGATCCATAACGCCAATCAGCAGACGGCAGATGGCGGCGCCATCAAGATGATGGGTGAGCAGGGCAACCCTCTGAACAGCATTATCCGCTCCAATCTCGTCACCGGGACCGGTCATCTGATGAACAGGGCCGATGGGACGTTCTGGCCTCCCGGATATGAGAATACCAGCGAATGGCCGTCTCCCATCAGTTGGGCGATCTATACGGATGGGAAGGCGAGCGGGCTGCGGATTGAGGGAAATACACTCTCGGGCAACGTCACGGCGATCGGTATCAATGGCGGTTGGAGCAACCTGGTGGTGGGAAACGTCATCACAGGCGGATCGGGCGCGGCTTTTCGCGTTGATGACAGCACCGGCAGGGGTTGGCGTCCGCCATGGGCGAGCCCCAATCGCATCGAGGGCAATACCGTGTCGATCGACAGCAGCGGTGGGCTTGCAGCTTATGTCTACGCTCCAGACCACGGGCCTGGATACGTACAGTTCGCGCATAACCGCTACATCGGCAATTTGAACGACAAGAGCTTCCGAATATCTCCGGGAATCATGCGTTCAGGAGAATTTGGCAGTCTGCTGGATCTTCAGAAGGCTGGGGGGGACACCGGAAGCGTAGTCGTGCCGGCCGAGTAA
- a CDS encoding WecB/TagA/CpsF family glycosyltransferase: MRKQPAGSSQASVLHPKGALEWTNVLGVRVSAVNLKSATGFIQKAIEDGRKEYVCVRDAHGVVRCQDDPELRSIHNRAFLVTPDGMPLVWALKRAGHSESDRVYGPDLMLSVFEAGRSKGLRHFLYGATAETLEQLQARLLARFPEAEIVGSYAPPFRNLSTQEEMDIADRLNRSGADIIWVGLSSPKQELWMARMRDRLEASMLIGVGAAFDFHAGLKRQAPRIIQRSGFEWAFRLLCEPRRLWRRYALVVPTFISLTAFQRLGLRKFPIDDAVSGSGASGQM, translated from the coding sequence ATGAGAAAACAACCAGCAGGCAGCAGCCAAGCTTCAGTTCTTCATCCAAAGGGCGCCTTGGAATGGACGAATGTCCTTGGTGTCCGCGTTTCGGCGGTCAATCTCAAAAGCGCGACTGGATTTATTCAAAAAGCGATCGAAGACGGCAGGAAGGAATATGTGTGCGTTCGCGACGCACACGGCGTCGTCCGGTGTCAAGATGATCCCGAGCTCCGATCGATCCATAACCGGGCGTTCCTCGTAACCCCCGACGGCATGCCGCTGGTATGGGCGTTGAAGCGGGCCGGCCATTCGGAGAGCGACAGGGTCTACGGGCCTGACCTGATGTTATCTGTTTTCGAGGCCGGCAGATCCAAAGGCTTGCGCCACTTCCTTTACGGCGCAACCGCCGAGACGCTGGAGCAGTTGCAGGCGCGCCTTCTCGCAAGATTCCCGGAAGCTGAGATAGTCGGCTCCTATGCACCGCCTTTTCGCAATCTGTCGACGCAGGAGGAAATGGATATTGCTGACCGGCTCAATCGGTCGGGCGCCGATATCATCTGGGTCGGGCTGAGCAGTCCCAAGCAGGAGCTCTGGATGGCGCGCATGCGCGATCGTCTGGAAGCATCGATGCTCATCGGCGTCGGAGCCGCATTCGATTTCCACGCCGGACTCAAGCGACAGGCTCCGAGGATCATTCAAAGAAGCGGTTTCGAATGGGCGTTTCGTCTTTTGTGCGAGCCGCGACGGCTGTGGCGGCGCTATGCGCTCGTGGTGCCGACCTTCATCTCATTGACAGCATTCCAGAGACTGGGGCTTCGGAAGTTTCCGATCGACGACGCCGTTTCCGGATCGGGTGCGTCGGGACAAATGTAG